Within Amedibacterium intestinale, the genomic segment CTATAAATGGTATATGTGCATCCACTGCTGTATATACATCATGATAGATGAATTCCTTCTGCTGCAATCCAAAATACCATAAGAAATAAATTGGCATATAGAGCAGTACAATCCCTATATGATGATACTTTTTCCACAAATTCTTCATATTAGTTAAACGCGAAAATCTTTTGTGATATATCATACATCACAGATAAAAATTTTCTTCCTGCCCATGTTTTCCTTTGAATTGCTTTTCCTAAAAGTGTGTGGTTTACATTTCGATACAGCCAGGGCTTTTCAAATTTTAGATACTGCCATAACTCATCTTTCTTTTTCAAGTGTTCTTTTGTACCTGAACGCACTAATAGAATCGTAGAAACTACTGAAATCATTGTCAAATATTTCACCATATATGCATATCGTTTTTTATTTTCTCTTAGACTTAGCTGCATTGTGTCAATCATCAGACGATTGACCAAAAGTTGCTGATCAATTCGCTTCAACATCGTTTCTTCCTGCACAGACTGGCCTTCTCTTCCAATAAAATAACGATATAGATCAACATCTAAATAATACATTGTATCTACATAAGGAAGCGGCTGGAAAGCAAACAGATTATCTACATAAAATGTGTGCTTTGGCAAAGAAAGCTGTGACTTCACCAATACTTCTCTTCGATAAATGATAGAATGCATCAGCAAATTTTGCTGTGGCATAAAATGTCCAATCTCATCCCATGTAAAAATACGATTTTGAGGGAATACATTTTTATATCGTATAACACTTTGTTTATTTTCACTTGGTTTTTCATAAACATAGTTTACGACCATCATATCCACTTCTTGTTTATTTTCTTCCAAAGTCTTTAATTGTTCAATTACTTTCTTAAATGCTTTTTTATCAAACCAGTCATCACTATCCAATACTTTAAAATATTTC encodes:
- a CDS encoding glycosyltransferase family 2 protein, producing the protein MEKLLSIAIPCYNSQDYMEKAITSLLDEKEDIEILLVDDGSKDNTGIIGDSYASRYPGTIISLHQENGGHGEAVNTGIRYASGKYFKVLDSDDWFDKKAFKKVIEQLKTLEENKQEVDMMVVNYVYEKPSENKQSVIRYKNVFPQNRIFTWDEIGHFMPQQNLLMHSIIYRREVLVKSQLSLPKHTFYVDNLFAFQPLPYVDTMYYLDVDLYRYFIGREGQSVQEETMLKRIDQQLLVNRLMIDTMQLSLRENKKRYAYMVKYLTMISVVSTILLVRSGTKEHLKKKDELWQYLKFEKPWLYRNVNHTLLGKAIQRKTWAGRKFLSVMYDISQKIFAFN